The Aptenodytes patagonicus chromosome 18, bAptPat1.pri.cur, whole genome shotgun sequence genome includes the window ATGATGTTCGTGGTGAAGGCTGTGGCTCGTGATGGAAGCAGCTAAAGCTTTTTCTGTATCCTTCCATTAGAAGAGTTAATAATTTAGAATAGCACCTTTCTGCTGAGGAGTGATAGTTTGTCCTCTGATTATATGCACCGCTACCTGCAATGTACAAAAACATCTACTTCAAGTgcataaataaaagcaagaagcTGGACTGGATTTGCAGGATTTCCTGTTAAATGTGAAGGAAACTCAGTCTAGCACAATTACCGAGTTTGGCTTCCTACAAAGAGTATCTGACAACTTACTGCATTACTAACCAAAACCAACTCTGGACAATTTTGACATCCTCGGCAAAAGCAGCATCAATTCTCAGGAGCCCTGCCCTGAGGGGGCAGGGGGGTAAATTTACCCAGGGGGGTAAATTGGGCAACGGCTGCCTCTCAGCTATTGGAGCCCCGGCTTGTTGCAGGGACAAACAACAGTATCAGATTCTGGGGCCAATTTTGCTGGCTCGGTCTGCTGGCTCAGAGCACTAGTTTCACTCCACCCCCGCTCTTATTCTCACTCCTAAGACACAGTCTCGGGGCTAGGGCCGCAGGACAGTATTGCGTTAAGGTATCTTGGACTTGCACAAAACTGTCCCCAAAAGTGAATAAAAGTGCCAGAAGCTAACTTCATCCTGCAAACAAGAATCCTGGAATGCAAATCTTCTGCTTGGACGCTTctcaggggaagggaagaggcagggaggaCAGGTGCTAATGTGTCTTCTTCTAGTGGACACTTGGCAAACTGGCGAGAAGAGATTGTCAACACAGAAGTGCTTAATACACAAAGATTAGGTGGGTTTCTTAGCCACAAAACGGTagttataattttaattaaatggatGGAATTAAATGACTTTACTCAATTTGTTGATAGGAGCATTTTTATAAATTGATTAAACATCTAgctgaaaaaatgtgaaaaatagaaaacagcaaCAGTATTAAAGAAGTTTATTGACTTTaacacattttctgctttcatgaTTAATGTGTAATTagtttttttctgtgactttgcttaggttttttcccctgtattgAATGTTTATTCCAAATGAATTTAGAGATTAAAATCttgaagataaaacatttttttctcattgcatAGATCTCCAGGGTTAAAACTGCAACTCTCCTGTTAGTACTGTTTGGAATAAACAGTCTCTTACACTCTCAAACCTCCTGCACCCGCCCCGGCTAAACTCAGCTCTTACAGCTACTGAATTTGAAGTCGTGTTCATACATCGCAGTGCATTAGTATGGCTCTTGTTGACGGTGACTGGATACGTTGGGACAGTCGTATTCGCTTTGTGTAGATGGTGGCCACCCTCATtataaaacatgctttaaatgGTGCTTATACAGAAATGAGGAGTTTGCGTAGGCAGTAATGCAAGACGGCAGGGCTCAGTACAGTAAACCAAGTTTTGGCTCTGATGCAATACTGAGGTGGCAGGATCTgagaggtttgctttttttttttttctctctcattgaCTTACCTCTTCTTCGTCTACCTCCTTTGCCTCCGAGCACCCAGAAGAGACATAAAAACAGCATTTGTGTTTAATAATCCACTTTACAAGTCACGTTTGTGTTCTCATGAGAACATAAATCAACTCATGCTGTtttaaacaggggaaaaaaccaagaCCAAAACAAACCCTTTATTTTAAATAggtctttttcatttctgtttttaacaattttGTCTGCTGCACCAAAAGCAGTGTTTAGATCAGCTTTGATCTCTCATTACAGTGCATATTCTATTACCACTTTTCTCTAGAAAGGGAGAAACCTCTGTTCCTGGAAGTGCTAAGCCATAAACATTATCTGGAGGTAGAGAGGCAACAGCAGATTATCAATTTGGGTAGTGTAAGCTTCCAAAAGAGAAACTAAACTCACAGATGCCAGAATCCAGGCATAGCTGGAGTTCAGATTCACACTGCTGTCAAAGATCAGAATAAGAGCCACAGCAATGATCTGAGCAAAAATAGCTGTCATTGTCCCTTCAAAGGTCTTCTTTGTTCCTGGCCATTTGATTTCCCCCATTGTACTACCAAAAATGGAGGCAATAGTGTCTCCTACCCCTACGGCCAGTACCCCAGAGTAGGGGACCAGTGCTCCTGCCCCAGACAAGGTACCTTTAGGAGCACAAGATCTGGGGAACAACCATACTGGGAGGGACATGCCAAGGAGGAGATAAATATGAGTCAAGATGAGAGGTCCGCTGTCTCTTTCATCCAAGAAGAGAGACAGCAAATGCCTAAGGGTTTGGCCAAATGGCTTGATCCTGAAGTACCGAATATACTCTAAGAAGATGAACACTGCCAGACACAGTACTGCAGCAACGTAGAGAAGCTGGCGGTCATAAATTAGTCCAGGAACGTAAGTAGCTACAacaatgaaatggaaatatttcctgGTTATAGTCGAGGCCTGGTGTTTTTTAGATTCAGATGATCTCTTAGCATTCTGGTAGAAAACTACGCCACACGCTGAAGCAGCCAAAAACGTCCAATATACAAGAAGGTAAACTCTTGTCTGTGTCTGAAACAGAAACTGGAGTAGCCAGAACAAAGGGTTCCTCTGGATCAGTCGGTACAGCCAAGGCATGATGACCCCTAAGCCTAGCACTGCTGTCATCATGTGGAAAAACATGGAGGAGATCCACGTACCCGAATCCATGAAAACGAAGAGCACAGtgaaaaaaagcccaagaagAACAACTCCAACAACTGCtaccagaaggaaaaaatctatGGGATCACCTCTGCCCTCGATTACATTCAGTGAGCGTTTAATGAGCTGATTGAGAACAAAACTTATACCTCCGAGAACTAGCAATGCTTCTCCAGGAGTAAAACATCGAGGCAACAAGTACAGCAAGATCATACTGAGGTAGACAAAAATTAGCAGCACTTCTAGGACCTCTATCACTTCTGAAACAGTCAAAGAGTGCTTCATGGTATAGATAATTATACTGCCAGCAACACCAGTAAGTATGCAAGTGTTGGTTGGCACAGGTTTTGTGATGCCAACCGCTATTACAGACAGAAAGAGAGCAACCAGCATGCCAGTGGAAGCTACAACTATGCCAAAACGTTCAAAGTACACAATGCCAGCAGACTTGCACCTCTCCTTCATCGCTATTCCCAACAAGGGGATGACCATGCTAGCTGGCAGGAGGCCACTGTTCGCTGCTGTACGGAACTGGAATACAGCCCCACCCAGCTGGAGCAGACGGTCCCATTTGAATTGGACATAAAAAGCCTGGATGGCGAGAGCGACAGCGCACCAGGAATACCGGTCCCACACCACTGCGTGCACAAAGAGAACGATGATGAACACGATCAGGGATTCTGCCAGCACTGGCTTGTTTAACATGATTCCAGTCCAACGTGGCTCGAGCTTTCAAAATCTTTCTCAGGAGTCCCAATGTGCTCAATAGTTGCCCATTAGGAAGAATTCCCTTTCATGCTACCGcaattcctatttaaaaaaaaaaaaagagcaaataattaAAGCAACTACTAGACAAGCTAAAGCTTTCACACAGCTGGTTTGTTCTTAAGCTCAATTTAAACTGATAGTTATGTGCCAATTGTTAATGTCAACACAcaggtgaataaaaaaaaaaaaataaaaccagtgagGTAATGGATCAGCCAAAACTGTTATCCTCCTCTGAGAATCAGAGAAGTCAGCCTGCAGTGACAGAAATGAACCACTGACTACTGGGGTATTCGGATAGTTTTAAGTATTTCTGTTGCAATGTCTTTGAACTGAAATGTGAAGCAAACAAGCCATAAGTATTCCCAGAAGGCTTCATTGTGATGGTGTGAATTTGAAACGCAgttaatttaaaagtttaaaggTAATTTTAGAACCTAATTTTGTATGCAGtcttcactgtatttttacaGAATGTTCCtccttttattaaatatttctccTCCCACTGCTGTGCAAAACCCCCTACGTACCTCTCTCTCCTTCTGTTACTGGTGTTATGATTGAATGCTTCCGCTACTGCAGCAGGTGTTTTACAATGCTATGTAGTATTTACAATAGAAGTAGGAAAGAAAACAtcacaatcatttaaaaaaaaaaaaaagttgtcaaatGGCATATTTCATCTAATTTTGATCTATTACCAGAACTGTCAAGATAAGCTAAGCTGAAAATCTGagcacagaaaaatcaaatgaacAGAAATCATTTTGCCTGCAGCCACAACAGGATGTTCACCACATCCTTAGCATTAAGCagcttaatttgttttgcttctacAGCACTGCTGGGTCATTTTTGTTACAAAGATATCTATTCTAAAATATGCTTCTAGTCCATCTTGATATTGGCAATATTCTGTTTAACTCTAGGATGTGTTGCAGCCATATGATTTAACCATTATACAGCTTCATATGTGAGTAAATGAGTCTGACTTATTCTTCTTTATCTTTAAAGAAAGGTATTGGCTTAATTTCTCTTTAACCCATGGCACAGCCTCTTCCCTGTCAGATATCTCGATTCCCATTTTCTGAGTGAGAATGCCACACTCCTATTTTACACAGACTCTAGATCTGTATCAGTAAGTGAAATATTTTAGTCATTAATGACACTAGACAAATATTAGCAAGTCTCATCCCAAAAATGCATCATTACTTTATAAGTGATTTGTTTAACTAACCCCTGGTACGCACTACTTTCCTCAAATTCTTCAAGAGTAAGTAAACCTTGTAATATGTTCTTGATCATGATCTGAAGCTGTCATTGTTTTCTGTATCACTTCACTCCCTTGCCTTACTAACGCTTACTGCATTTACAGCACTTCACCTTCTCTGAACCAAGGCTCACAGCCAATGACAGCTGCATTGCAAACTAATCTTTCCTTTAAACTTTTGGACCATAAGATAAATAGTTGAGATAATCAGCAATGCACATAATGACTCTATTAAGTTAAATCACATCTTATCTTCTTCGAAGTATTGTGGGCATTCAAACATTGTGCAATTCTCACCAGCATTTATTGCTTTCTGGCAACCTTTATTTCTCCTTATCCATAATTTGATATTATGTCTTAGCCATACGTAAGCCAATGCCATTATACTGGTGTCTCTTTTGGGTTCTTTGAAGGtacctttctgtatttctgttggcAACAAAATGGCTGATCCAGTTCTATGTATCCCTGCTGGATATGATAACTCCAGCTGAAACTTTGGATTGCTTCATCCTTTCTGGCCCACCCTTAAGCCGATTGGTAGTAAACTCTTATTAAATTCTGCTCCCCCAGTCTCATTACTAATATCTACATTAGCTCCCTCACGGAAGGTTAGAAGTTTATTTAAAGTCCTGGTTTGGGTTTTCATCCAGTGTTGAATGGTGTCACCAGATTATAAAGCTGATAGAGATCTTAGCAGTAATATTACTGGGTAGCTATTAAAGTTTGTACTGTCAAACTCCCTTACGCTGTGGGTCTGGAGCGTTTAGTTATTTATGACTTTGTACTGAAAACTCTTAATTATTAATAGAGTGCTTTTTGACATCTTTGTTCACGTAGCCTGAAATACTTGATTGCCAAACAACTTCATTACATTTACTGTTGCTATACAGCTCGATCAGGCCAAGTACACTATTTTTGCCATCagaattcatttttaaacagacCAGGAGAAGAATTAATCATACGGTCAATAAAACAGAACTGGCACGGGCAGCATCTACCTACGACCAGTAATGGTTTTGGGGTCCTACTCCTTGTTGTTTCTGAGCACAGGGGAGGGAGAAGCTTAAGGCTTATTTGAGAAGAGGCAGGGTAAATACCACACGCTAGCCAAAGACTGAAAAAGACGTCCCACTCAGTCTGGCAACTTGAAGGTTGCAGCCCAGCTCTTGCATCAATAACGACACATGACAGCTTCccccagcaggcagcctgccAGCTTGGCTATAAGACAAGGAAGAATTTCACCGTATGAAACACAGGTCTCCTCCTCTCACGCAGCAGCTTTGAATTTACGACACGATGTATTTCACtgctgaattatttcattttcttctgcctgctgcaATTCCCTCCGCCACGCCTCCTTTCAGGTAACGCGAAGCTCCTCAGCGCTCCCGCTTTCTCACGCATCGAACGGGACCCATCGCCCCCAGTTTCAAGCCGGACGAAGCGTTTTCTGCCCGTTTCGTGATCCGCATCCCGGCTGCTCTGGGCAGGGAAGCTCTCCTCAGAGCTGCTCCCAAACGCCCGGTAGCCCTCGCCTCGCTGCAacacctgcctcctccctctcttccctccgtCCTCCGCAGCGCTGCGGGCTCCCCTTGCCCTGTCCTTCCGCGCCGCCCTCCGCCtcgcctcctcctctccctctcagcCGCGGCACCCCGCAACCCAGCCTTCGCTACTGGGAAGCTGCGGCGGGGCACGGGCCGCAGCGGGGACGGCGGCCGCAACAGCCCCCGGAAGGTCTCGGAGCCGCTGCCCGGGTGAGCGCCGTGTCCCGCCGAGGAGCTGCGGCCTTCCCCGACCGCCTCACCCCGCAGCCCGGGAGCCGAGCGCACACCCACCTCGCGGGACGCCGCCATCTTGGCGCTGCCGTCTGTCACATGACCCAAcccgccggggagggggccgAAGGCGGAGCGGCGGCCCCACCACGTGACGCCGGCGCGGGGAAGGAGAGGGGACGACTCGGCGCGGCGGGTCACGTGAGAGGGGAGCGAAgatggcggcgggcgggctgtgCGCGAGGtgcgggggcgcggcggcggctgctccggcggggggtgcgggggggaagGCGGGGGCGGCCCCGTCCCTCGCTGCGCGCGGGCCCCCCTCCGCggggcggaggggcggggggggcgcagAGAGGggccccgcggggagggggcagcgccggcgggggggagcggggcggggagggtTAACGGCAGCGCGGCCCGCGCCGgcctggccccgccccccgcgcgcgCAGCGAGGCCCCGCCCCGTCCCTCGCTGAGGGGCCCCTCggggacccccacccccaccccccaggcGGCTAAATTTCGGTGTTAGTAGTGACTTTTTAGTGATTTTGCGTTTCTTTTATTCTGCCGTGTCGTAAAAGATGAGATGTTAAACAGAGCTCTgtaaaagcttttgcttttgcGAGGCTGAAGTCTCGATTTACGCTGACAGCTCGGCGGTGTCTGTCAGACCTCCTCCCCA containing:
- the DOLK gene encoding dolichol kinase; amino-acid sequence: MLNKPVLAESLIVFIIVLFVHAVVWDRYSWCAVALAIQAFYVQFKWDRLLQLGGAVFQFRTAANSGLLPASMVIPLLGIAMKERCKSAGIVYFERFGIVVASTGMLVALFLSVIAVGITKPVPTNTCILTGVAGSIIIYTMKHSLTVSEVIEVLEVLLIFVYLSMILLYLLPRCFTPGEALLVLGGISFVLNQLIKRSLNVIEGRGDPIDFFLLVAVVGVVLLGLFFTVLFVFMDSGTWISSMFFHMMTAVLGLGVIMPWLYRLIQRNPLFWLLQFLFQTQTRVYLLVYWTFLAASACGVVFYQNAKRSSESKKHQASTITRKYFHFIVVATYVPGLIYDRQLLYVAAVLCLAVFIFLEYIRYFRIKPFGQTLRHLLSLFLDERDSGPLILTHIYLLLGMSLPVWLFPRSCAPKGTLSGAGALVPYSGVLAVGVGDTIASIFGSTMGEIKWPGTKKTFEGTMTAIFAQIIAVALILIFDSSVNLNSSYAWILASVSLVSLLEAYTTQIDNLLLPLYLQIMFMA